The following is a genomic window from Neodiprion lecontei isolate iyNeoLeco1 chromosome 4, iyNeoLeco1.1, whole genome shotgun sequence.
ACGGGGTCAACTCGACGACCGGTCTGCTGCAGAGCAACGCTGCGCTGCATTCCAGCACCGGAAGCCTGCACTCCAGCAGCTCAGGCAGCGTTGTTCTCCACTCCGGGAAGCCCCAGCGGAAGTCGAAGAGCCCATCGCCCGCCGCCACTATTCTCTACTCCACCTCATCCATCACCCAGATTCCCAGCGAGTCCAGCTCCGTCTACCTTAACACCAGTCCCAGCCTTGCCCCCATGTCGCCGGTACAGTCCCCCTATCCCTACGGCCTCTACCATCAGGGTAATCACCTCCATCACAACGTCGCCCCGCTTTCGATAAACACCGCCTACTCGCCGACCCCGACCAGCATGTACGGGGACCGGAACGAGCGCAGAATCGAGTCTCACCACCAGCTTCCCACCTCGTCGACGATGCAGATGGACGGGAATCAGGCCCTGATAACCGGCACGCACAACCTTCATCTGGGCCATCATCCCGGACTTACCATATCGAATTCGATGAACAGGTACTCCCCGGCCAGCTCGCTATCCCCCGATGATCACGGATGCTCGCAGAGCGGAGCGCTCAGTCCCAACTCCCAGGGGTCCAGGGGTTATCGGTCCCTACCCTACCCCCTCAAGAAGAAGGACGGGAAGATGCACTACGAGTGCAATGTATGCTGCAAGACATTCGGTCAGCTATCGAACCTAAAGGTTCATCTCAGGACCCACTCAGGGGAGAGACCATTCAAGTGCAACGTTTGCACGAAGAGCTTCACTCAGCTCGCTCACCTGCAGAAGCATCATCTGGTTCATAccggtaatttttttgtccattttctttcgaatgcggctcaaagttccgaattcGCAAATTTCGGACACTAGACCGTTACATCGAATGGTTGAAACTCCCAACGTTaccaatttttacattttatgcTTCACGGCATATGTGAAGATCATTAGTGACGTTTGGAGTTATGACCATTCGAAACTCTGATCTATGAGGAACCTTGACTCGCAccctttccttcttctttgatATTTCTTTATAGTGCCGTCGATCttatctttaattattttgttcgATCGCGTTCTTGTTTTCCAGGCGAGAAACCGCACCAGTGTGAAATCTGCAAAAAGAGGTTCAGCTCTACGTCGAACCTCAAAACCCACCTGCGCCTCCATTCGGGGCAAAAACCCTACGCCTGCGATCTCTGTCCCGCCAAATTCACCCAGTTCGTTCATCTCAAGCTTCACAAGAGGCTTCATACCAACGAACGTCCCTATACTTGCCAGGGTTGTGACAAAAAGTACATCAGCGCTAGCGGCCTAAGGACACACTGGAAAACCACCAGCTGTCGGCCAAACAACATCGAGGATGAACTCGCTCTTGCCGCTGCCGTTGGATCACCAAACTATTATGAATATGGGCCCGATATGAGCGTGGGTAAGTTACTCCTCCGTCAAGACTGGAGAACAATGCGTGGAGGAAATGAAATCACAGAGTTAGTCTGATCAAATTGTTCTGGGTAACCGAAACCACCGTTCCACTATCTCTTCACTCTTTCGTGTCACAATATCTGATAAAAACATTTGCAAATCCGGCTTACTTCTCtgtatttagaaaattttctccgctAATTGCCTGTACAGTTAATCAATTTGCAAGTATTCTTAGCTTATGTCAAATTCTTATATCGTGTTGAATatccaatatttattttcgatgtgacgtcactttctgttACGTAGGGTCCGACCAAACCGAGGCGTTTTTAGTTCATCAAGTTCTGcttttcgaaattaaattaCTCTTTCTACTTGTCTCAGGACTCTAGGTATAATCGAGCCTTCTTGATTAGTTTGAAAAGTGTCAATTCGGATGAAATCATTcctgaaacttgaaaatctcACAAGAATCTTGCAAATATTGAATTCAAATCAGTCGGTTGAAAATATCTtcacttttttcaacacatttATATAACTTGAACGATTGTTGTTTTCAGGAAACATGTCGTCAAAAGAGTGTGAGCTCGAACACATCGAGAATTACGAAAGACGCAGCAACAGCGTCGGGAACAACGTAGTTGGTTCAGGAAATTCGGTAGGTGTCGGAAACGGTCACGGACACGGACCGCATTCGACGTCGTTGCACAATTTGGAAAACTCGGTGGGCAGGCCGAGCGTTATAGAGTCATCCCAACCGCACATCATCGAATGCACttaaaagaagagaaatagGCAGAGAAGCTAAAGATCGTTGAGAAAAGAGTATTAAATTAAGCTAGTTTCAGAGcgtatatattgtaataataagCGCGCAAAATCCACCCACGGACTCGGTGAATCATATAAGGTGTATGTGATATTCGGATCGAAACGGGTTTCGCGATAATTTGTGACACGGTGATTATCGGCCCTGGAATCAGGGCGAAAGCGGGCTGAAAACCCAAATTCGAAAACGATGAAGCAAAAAAGCTAAAACAAATTTGGGCTCCTCGGGGCGCCTTTTCAAATTCCAGAAACTTCCGACTGAGTTCTTCCCCTTCTTTTATCGACTCATTACAGATTCTGGAATAATTGATATCGATTTTCGAATGGTATGATCGAAAACGCGCCCCATTAATCCGGCTTTGTAAAAGGTGCTAATTACGTTAAACTGCAATGTGAGAACCAagagatgagaaaatttcgagGGAGTGGGAAAATCGCGATCGAAGAATCGCTCTAAAACAGGGTACCGTGTTGTTTATGGTTACGCATGCCTTGATTGTGACCCCCGCACACAAGCCAAAAACTGTGCGATTTTAAGAACGCAGCGCCACGCGTTCCGAAGAACAGATTCCACTCTTTTTCTACCattatttttccacttttatttatatcttATATCGTAACTGTTGAAATGTCTGAAGGGTTACTTGAGGGTTCGGTTTTGTGGATCGGAAAGTacttctatttatttatattacatattgTAAGATATTAGACGTAATATTGTTTCAGAACTTTGGCGCGTGGCGCTCTCTTAGTCGGTCACCGTTATAATGCATTGTGCAAGGTGCAGTGCTATGCAATATTGTATAGGCGAATTGCGTGCGACGTGGTAAAGCGTACAGAAGTAtaaagaggaggaggaggaggaggagaagaaaaagattaaaaaaccGAGGAGAtatgaaagaaacaaacaaacaaataaacaaaatggcggatttTGTCGGCACCCGCCACAACTTAAAAACCAGTGACGACACGACTGCAACTATACGAGACCTGTACCTGTATATACTAAcattattgattaattattcggtattagaaaagtaatttaaaggtaaaagaagtgaaaacaatttagaaaaaaagaaaatacgtagaagaagaagaagagggagaaagagtAATTGATATGTAGAAAAGTGAAGCAgaacaaaaaaagagaaaagtaaTTAAAGAGATACACACTTAATTTAAAACACTCTAAGATTCATtcagatattatatatatatataaaatatatatatatatatatacggtaaGAAACTGTGAGTGAGTGCAGGGTGATAGGCTAAATCCACGGTAACTTGATGTTTAATATTCCTCTGATTCGTTAATCTGCAAAGAGGTATTTTATGCATTCTCACAGATCCCCGGTTAACTTAATTTATTCCCAATGCGACGGAAATCCTCTTGTTTCCTGTAGTTTTTACCTTAATTCGAGTTACTTTGGATCCAGTGTTATCACATACAAAAtacgagaatgaaaaaataataacgaaacacAAGATATTTATGTTAATCATAGGCTAGTAATTTATTAATCGACCAATTATTTGTCTCCTATAAACATATACACACAAACTGGCGCGCGCGCGCCCGCATATTACctatattatttacaaatcaTTAGTCGCGATTCAATTCATAAACTACTGTTCTATGGTTTCAATTACATACAGTTTCTATAtagtaatattaaaaaaaaaaaaaagaaaagaaattaaaaaagtacagATCAAGCGAATACGTAAAAACGATATGATGCAGATCGCTCCAGCTGCTAATTATTACTATATGAATTATTGTATAccgtacgtatataatacacatagAGTTACACACCTGTTACATACACACAAACGCGCgcgcaaacacaaacacacacgcattatcgaaataaatttcactcgaaagaaaatctttcaaaatactcgcatagtaaaaaaatgccaACGATAAAACGAAGCTCAAaagaacttgaaaaaaaaaatgtaaatttaaacACATAAATGATATTTACTCGTGGCTATAAAGTCCTTTGCAACATTTGAAGCaaggaaggagaaaaaaaaaaaaaaactgtttagaGATAGCCCGAGGGCCTAACTATTGATACTTgcaaataacgaaaaaaatttatctacgACCTTCCTTCATGCAAACGCATAGCCAGAGCTTTCTGCATTTCCACACCAAACGCGAGTTATCGCATGCAACGTAGAAATCATTCCAGGCGGTTAATCGCAAGCGCTTGTATTTACGATAGATTGTGAAACAACAATAGtggtaataatgataatgataacaacCATAAGGTATAAAAaccagaaaaacaaaagtatGAATTTACACAGAGCGATGATGAGTCAAGGAACAATATTAATCTAAgcattgtaataattaatgtACATACCATAGGGCAATTAACACAGAACAACAAAATTGAACGCTGTTGAAATACTTGCACAAATAGGAAATCGAAACACCGCGTGAATATCCAGACGATGTAtataaactataattaaatttcgtTAGCATTATTGTTTTGAGCTTTTCGTCATTggataaagaaattattcacattTATTATCCCACATTGATGATACATTCGTTTCTTGTAATCATCACCGTCATCACAGTATCACGCGATCGTCTTTgtatgacaaaaaattatctgcGATTAATGATGGGTTACCTGttttctgagaaaaaaagtaaataaaatgcaACCAGACACAAGGAGAGAGCGTGAGAgtgagaaagagggagagaaaaattttattccataatATATTAATCGCGTTGCCGGGATCTTCTACTTTGTGTGCGTAACGAGCGTCGCCCactatacataatatacatattataattatataaccCACGTACACATTCACGCATGTACATGCAAAcgtgataagaaaaattacacatGTAAATAGGCACGCGTCTATTCACCGTAGAACTACCGACTGTTGAAACGAACAACAGCTTTtgagggagggaaaaaaagtaaggaCATTAAAAGTTTTGAGGGTGTTCTACTGTGCTTAAtcgcaaaaaataaactattaGAGTAACTTGTTATGTCTAAATTTgtgacaaaaaagaaaaaaaacgaacacacacacacagacacgtGTTAAAACAGAAAtgataaagaaaacaaaaaaacacttGAATTAAatgagatttaaaaaataaaataaaactgtacatatatgtatacgtatataagcTGATAGTAGTGGATCATTGGAAATTGGATAATTCTAACCGCCTCAGCAACTAAAAAGCAATATTTAGTTCTTACCGTTATCCTGTAACGAATAACTCCAAATGTACTGTACACATTcgtatttaataataattattataaatgaaggaaggaaaaacgaaactaaaattaaaacaaaaaaaacaaaaaaaaaaacaaatcatatGCGTCAATTGCCACAATAATCTTTCCGTAAATATAGCAGCGGTGAAAATAGTTTCTTGAACTGAACGGCTGCGCGCAtttgttatcatttttatttcattttgtcatgatcattttttttattattaattattattttattattaatgttattattattattattattattatcattattaatgGTTAAGTAAGTGCTCAATTAGCATTTgtttcttaaaaataaattatgaatatgTGGCTGTTGGATATTTACAATAcgagtcttttttttttcacatcttttATAAATGTACTGTAATTGTTTATATACAGCAATATATTATTGTGAATAGTTGTTTGAGGGTCGAGTACGAGttatcgtatttttttaaaagagctaatcatttatattatcatcatcatcatcatcatcatcatcatcatcattattattattattattattattattattaattattactattattgtaaGAATCATTTTAAACCTTACCTATTATCTGTTctgttgtttatttattatttaaaaaaagtcaaattgaaaaaacaacaaattttcattattttcgaaatgtcACTCACTACTGGCCATTtggttgtttttctttttaatatatttatttatttattttttgtatttattcaatacttgttttctattatttttagttcTTTAATTCATCGAATTACACAGCGATAATTAAAAAGTGAATCTAAAGCACAGAGCGTGGTATCGATAGACATATAAGAATATAAATTTAGTAGATTGTGATTGAGAAGCGTTATTGAGATATTTGATAAACTCTGACAGTAATGGGATGTGTtcttatttcatattttattgtaaaattttcgtctaCAATCAGAGTGTGATTCAGGAATTCcgaatcaccaatcattaCATtcgttatataaatattaaaacatCATAGCTCATACATGCAACTTTCAAAAACGGCGCTTCTCCATATTCTTTCTCTCACGGTATCCAACGACGATTCATTCTTTAAAGACGCACCAGTCCGCTCTCGTGATccataaataatttattctaaaTCTCTTACAATCATTTATCCATCTATTTCCTCCATTgtcgtctaattttttctctttctttcttcgttatatttctattcttgcatgttttctttttttatttattttatgtttttttgttaaaatttttttctcctacgCCAGTTTTCCAACATTTCTCAATACTAAACCGAATAAGGGTAAGAATACAAAGGCAAGgggagagagatagagaggagacaaaaaaaagtaacaataaaaaaattgtatattgCTCTTCTCAACGAGTGTTAtatgataattattaataacggAAAACTCAGAGAAGTTGAAATATTGTTCCTAtctaaaattatattcattttccttAATAAAATGCCTGTTTGGCATCATTTCATGTTTCAATTATACACATCATGTGTACATATAATGTACAATTTTTGTCACCGAATTAGAATTACGAATAAGAGACATCCAAGGCGAGACGGAAATAATAAGATCCTTATTTAATAGTCATcattatagaaaaataatacgaatcTGTGTGATTTAATATTGGGAATAATTTGCTAATCATCATTTTCTCACATAATATATACCACGCGATTCTAGTTTACATGGTATAATTGGATATTTTGAGTATGCTTATACTTGTTTACTCTTTTTTCTTGACTTGGCTATCAAAATCTctgaaaatcattgaaaaaataatcattaatCGTTACTCATATAATTCAATACTATAAATATACGTGGATACCTACAAACATAAAATTAACCAGAGTTGCCAATTTATAGTATTACCTGACAACGTGAGGCGTGATTTGTTTACCTATTTTTCACTATGTAAATCTTAAATTCTACGTccctgtatttttttaaacttcattgcaaacttttttctcCACCAGTATTTCTTTCATAttctttttctcacaatcGTAAATTTGGGCCAATTTGATTAGTCATTTTGTTACTTCATGGTAACATTTCCAACACTCAACAAGCGTTCAATATTCGGTACATCGAAAGTTTATAAATGGGGAAActtggtatttttttgtttgccgAGCCTGTGCTGCACGAATACTTTTTGCAACCGTATTATGTAAAATAGATAAATCCTACCTTATCAAGGTACTGGGCTATCAGTTCCACTGCCACTGTTCGTCCCAGCCTCACTTTTTGTGGCCGCTATGCGATCGCCGCGTCTCGTGCTCTTCGAAAGAGACGCGACTTCTTTGAGAAGACTGGAAATTTTGTGCTGAAGTGTGCTGACCTTATTTTCATACTCTTTTTCCGTCGCTTTCATTTTAGTGCGCAACTCCGTCTCGCTGGTAAAATGTTTTGCTTTCAACTCGGTGATCTGTGGAATGGAGTATTAAAATCAATCAAGACGATCCTCCTTACTTACAAGGAAACCCGTTTAAGTTTTCATCTGTTATCATAAAGATGCGCAAAccatcttcaaattttcaaataaaacacgaaggaaagaaattgaatacactattatacaaatattttagatTCTAGTGAAATTTCAACCTTATTGTTATATATAAAAAGAGAACGTTCAATGATGGTTATATTCTAAAGTTAAGTTTCGGAAATAGGACCAATATATGGCAGGAGGAGAATTAAATTAGAGGACAATTACTCGACTATCGTTTTGGTAGAGCAATCTTTGAACTGCAATAACGTAGTTCTCTTACGTTTCTTTCCGTCAAAGTCGCGATAGTTCAACTTCAGTGTCTTTTCAGACACATTAATCTGATATTTTTGCATGTCCAAGAATAATTgcgttgcaaaaatttgtgaTCTTTTCAGTGTTCGAAAATGGTCTTGCGTCTCGTGACGATATCAGGTAAAGACATAAATATGTTCCCTTGTTAACAGGGTGAAAGAACCTGTTCCTTAGCGGCGTGTACTTCAGATCATTTCAATGTTTCGTCCGagtttttaccattttatcCTTCGTCAATAGTTGGCCATCCTTTTGCATAATTTGCTTTTGTAACAGCGCTATTTTCTCCTTCAACTGAGTCACCGCCACTACGTGATCCGAGCTATTTGGATCATGAGAGTCGTGAACGCCTCCCATTCGCGCCGCCTTCACAGGTGTTGGCCCATTCGTTCCTTCTACAGGATCGGATTGTGTGGGCAACTGCGTTACGTCAACCCTGTTGGGCCGCTTGTTGTGACCTTTCATTCTGCAATGAGATAAACTTGAAAGATTTCTTAAGCCTGATGGAAACTGTAATACATATAAAAGTGAAACTGGTATTCTaattcgtatatatatttatcatctACTCACTTTTGCTCTTTGTGTTTCGCAGCCCGTTGTTGTGCTAATTTTAAATGTGCCCTTCTATCCGCATCCGACTGCTTCGTCTTTGCCAAGGCTCGCTTGTAGGATAGTGTGCACAACCAACATAACAGTTTACCATcaacctaaaaaaaatttggagaatttattttctgtgGATAAGCTACGTTTCAAGGTGgttcattgatttttcgtttattaatTTAACCCAGCTCCTAGTAGTCAAAAATGATATTCAAGTCATTTCGTTCTTCTTCTAAAGCAACTAGAATTCTATTGCCTCATTGATTGCCTATTATTACGTTGCTTGTACCTTTTTATCTTCATCCTGCCTGTCGAAAGCACACTTTTGTTTACACTGTTCACAGGTAACAGGTGGGCCGTAACGTTTCTCAGAATTGGTGCACCGCTGGCATTTACTGCCAATGAAAGCAGCTATCGTATTGCAATACTCACACGCTGAAGGTTTCCCATACGCTTTAACATTCTGCTCACATTTTTTGCATATCGTACTGGTGCTGCCTTTGCTGCGAACAGTTGAATGTATATTAGAATTCTCATATGTGATCGCAAAGAAATAATCTACTTTGAAACGGTTATTCAGTTTTTAGTTAAACTcatattctcatttttctttcagatttGAAGGATGAAATTCTCTTTCCGAATCGACTTACATGGTCTGTTGAAACTCAGATCGACAATAAGTGCATTTGACGACGGGAAATGCTCCTCGGCATTCCTGTAAGGTAAATACATTGCTCTTATTACACCATTGTTGTCAACACTTGCGCAGCGCATGCCAGCGTATATTGTAACAGTGTCGATTGTCAAGAAGATAAGACGTAACCAGAGAATCTTTGTTTACAAGTATTCGTTTGTAAAATATAGCAAAAAAGGATCACTGCGAATGGAAATAACCTCCATACCCAAAAACTGAAACGCCCGTCacattggaaagaaaaatgtgtaaatgaACAAGGCAGATTTTTAGTGCGTAATTTTGTAGCATTCTGTCAAATGACGCGAACATATCGGCGTGCGCATGCAGCAATGGCTAGTGAAAATTTAGTATTTcaaaacaaatataataaGTCATATTTGCGCTGATAGAAATTCTATGCATACGATAAAAGAGATGAAAGGTGGGGACGCGGGTAGACATACCTTGCATAACTGTTGACCAGGTGATAATTCCTCGAAAGGATGCCTGGAGAAGCATCTTGAGCAAGCAAAAAGCGCCTGGCTGTTGTTACCGCTCATGTTCGTGGAGACTGGTTATGTCGAAAAAGCTGACGAAGAAAGTTTTGTCAGATGCCGCTGGTGCAATCGCGCACACGTCACAGTTGTGTGTTGAATGCCGTTGTAAACGCGAGCGTGGAAAAgtgttcctttttttctcaacttatGTCAAATGCAAtgttattgtataaatatttctaacaTCACTATCATCGTGCGCCCAAGTTTGCTGATATACTGGAAGCGGCAGATACGTTGCGATCactgatattatttttcttgcgaAAATTGGACGTGCTGTAGGTTTTGTTTGCTCTCTGACTCACGACAACTTCAATTTCTCGCCACCGGTTGTCGTACAGCAGAGGCCATACTGCATTCTAAGAGTCTCAATACTCCGTGACTCTAGTCATTCTGAAAAACGCTTGCAGCGCCTCCACTAAGGACACACAACAAACTTATACTGATCCTTGTACCAGTTCGCGTTTTTTGTCCTCTGCCAATGTTTGTTGTAAACTAGCCGGTACCATTAGGCCAAGAGTGGCCCCCtgacactcaccactgctcgtatactaaaaaattgtacgcgtcttgtccccgttttttagttcccCTACGTGTcgctagtagacttctgacacgTTCGCTGCCCTCGCTGACCGCGCGAAAGCTCGTCAGGTAACTACTagtaatgtaaaataaaataatataataaaaatataatgtaataataacattaattattatttataatagtagtattaataatttctgAACATCTTATGCCGTTTTATCCGATACTTACGAAATGTTTTCCGCTCGTAGTAACGAGCAACATTTCCACTGATAATTTACGAGGTGCAAGTTTTATATAGCTCTTAAAGTAGACATTTAACGGAAAAAAGTATCAGATAAAATTGATAGGAAATTTTATGCTCTACAAATTTGGTTATTGCCATTTTTCATGTATCATCAACCGTTAACTATATATTTAGCaagaaacaaattaaaaaaagtttggagcgctataaataaaaatttatgcatTGTACAGAAGAACGTTATAAGTAAAAGTTGTAGAGAATGTTATTATCTACGAAAATAATCTCTACTATTTTTGTCGTACGATGCACGGTTCACGAGATATTTGATAAAACGTGTTTTCCAAGATGGCGGCTAACGTGGGCAccgctccccccccccccccccccccgtgaCAACAACTTGCATTTATATTCAGTGGACACCCCTGAACATGTTCCAACAA
Proteins encoded in this region:
- the LOC107223690 gene encoding PR domain zinc finger protein 1, with amino-acid sequence MEGSEWDHGTLREEEFEQHAVYLVPDVTPSPNDANHAEASLPRNLVLKPSQALNDVLGVWSTSYIPKGTRFGPLVGQVYTKDSVPADANRKYFWRVYKNNELFYYIDGYDVQKSNWMRYVNPAYSSESQNLIACQYKTNIYFYTIKPILPNQELLVWYCREFAERLNYPLTGELMLQRIRQQVQQSAITTEIPTSVETTPMKEGVIYERRSQMTPTDGSVRSDEGYHSNGYHDEILTPPEESSESDSENNYVLDFSKNAKGPSSEILKQDSSVAKNEYRKVKIKISKTYNNNNNNNGFNKSMENIQERDEMLSGATSPDVHQLQKSISPTLVIQKNTVLSSSNEEPVEKMPKQFYEPEVKSSGLPVPGNRPQYLTSSSSILENILLRSNTDSNNNTSGNGANGGENCTPNSVTPPPSSPTEMAYSYKKSHRYGNIMPCSPDSSSNLPMQTELPGNGVNSTTGLLQSNAALHSSTGSLHSSSSGSVVLHSGKPQRKSKSPSPAATILYSTSSITQIPSESSSVYLNTSPSLAPMSPVQSPYPYGLYHQGNHLHHNVAPLSINTAYSPTPTSMYGDRNERRIESHHQLPTSSTMQMDGNQALITGTHNLHLGHHPGLTISNSMNRYSPASSLSPDDHGCSQSGALSPNSQGSRGYRSLPYPLKKKDGKMHYECNVCCKTFGQLSNLKVHLRTHSGERPFKCNVCTKSFTQLAHLQKHHLVHTGEKPHQCEICKKRFSSTSNLKTHLRLHSGQKPYACDLCPAKFTQFVHLKLHKRLHTNERPYTCQGCDKKYISASGLRTHWKTTSCRPNNIEDELALAAAVGSPNYYEYGPDMSVGNMSSKECELEHIENYERRSNSVGNNVVGSGNSVGVGNGHGHGPHSTSLHNLENSVGRPSVIESSQPHIIECT
- the LOC107223691 gene encoding protein FAM76A isoform X2; this translates as MSGNNSQALFACSRCFSRHPFEELSPGQQLCKECRGAFPVVKCTYCRSEFQQTIKGSTSTICKKCEQNVKAYGKPSACEYCNTIAAFIGSKCQRCTNSEKRYGPPVTCEQCKQKCAFDRQDEDKKVDGKLLCWLCTLSYKRALAKTKQSDADRRAHLKLAQQRAAKHKEQKMKGHNKRPNRVDVTQLPTQSDPVEGTNGPTPVKAARMGGVHDSHDPNSSDHVVAVTQLKEKIALLQKQIMQKDGQLLTKDKMITELKAKHFTSETELRTKMKATEKEYENKVSTLQHKISSLLKEVASLSKSTRRGDRIAATKSEAGTNSGSGTDSPVP
- the LOC107223691 gene encoding protein FAM76A isoform X1 — its product is MSGNNSQALFACSRCFSRHPFEELSPGQQLCKECRGAFPVVKCTYCRSEFQQTIKGSTSTICKKCEQNVKAYGKPSACEYCNTIAAFIGSKCQRCTNSEKRYGPPVTCEQCKQKCAFDRQDEDKKVDGKLLCWLCTLSYKRALAKTKQSDADRRAHLKLAQQRAAKHKEQNLSHCRMKGHNKRPNRVDVTQLPTQSDPVEGTNGPTPVKAARMGGVHDSHDPNSSDHVVAVTQLKEKIALLQKQIMQKDGQLLTKDKMITELKAKHFTSETELRTKMKATEKEYENKVSTLQHKISSLLKEVASLSKSTRRGDRIAATKSEAGTNSGSGTDSPVP